Genomic segment of uncultured Flavobacterium sp.:
ATTGGTGCCACCGTTTTTTTTACCGCAGTTATGGCTTTCCTTGCCAGTGCTTATGCGCTTTTTACTGTTTTTGACTCTATTTATCCTGCTCTGATTTTTGGGTTTGTATGGAGTTTATTAATCTTTAATCTGGACCGATTTATTGTTTCGACAATTAAAAAAAGAGATCGCTTTATGGATGAATTTCTGCAAGCGACTCCCCGAATTATGTTAGCAGTAATTATTGCTATCGTAATTTCGAAACCATTAGAGATTAAAATTTTCGAAAAAGAAATCAATACCGTTTTGTTGAAAGAGAAAAACGAAATGGAATTAGCTAACAAAAAGCAAGTTGGAAATTATTTCAAATCAGATTTGGATAAAAATAAAGCAGAGATCAAAGCACTGAAAGATGATATTCTGAAAAAAGAAAAAGAAGTAAACGCTTTGTATTCAACTTATATTACTGAAGCAGAAGGAACTGCCGGAACTAAGAAATTAGGGAAAGGTCCCGTTTATAAAGAGAAACGTGAGAAACACGATGCAACTTTAAAAGAATTCGAAACTTTAAAAACAACTAACGAAGCTAAAATTGCCGAGAAAGAAAAAATAGGCAAACAATTGCAAGCCGATTTAGATAAAAAAGTTTCGCAAACGCAGCCTATTATTGAAGGTTTTGATGGGTTAATGGCGCGTATAAATGCATTGGATAAATTGCCTTGGCTGCCTTCGTTTTTTATAATGTTATTGTTTTTGGCGATCGAAACGTCTCCAATTATTGCAAAACTATTAGCTCCAAAAGGCGAATTTGATTTTAAACAAGAAGAAGCCGAAACTGCTATGCAAGCTACTTTGGTACAAAATAAATACCAGCGTGATTTGTTAGTCAAAACCAGTGTGCTAATGCATGATAAAGTTTACGCTGATATTGCGGAAGACAGAGGGCTTTATGATTTACAGCGAAAAAATGCAAGGGAGTTACTGGAACTGCAGTCGAATAGTTTTGTAGAAAAACAAAAAGCGACTTTATAAGTCGAAAGTCATAAAGTCAAAAGTTTGAAAGTCGAAGTACAGACTTAAAAAGATAAAGCCAGAAATAGAATTTTGCTATTTCTGGCTTTTTTATTTTAGACAAAATCAAAAACTTTAAGACTTTCGATTTTTGACTTTAAGACTTACATGTAACTTAATATCTCTTTTTTATAAGTATCGTATTCACCTTGCATGATTAATCCGTTATCAAGCAATTTTTTATAATTCTGTAATTTATCAAAAAGTTCTTCTTTAGATAATTCACTTAATTTACGATCTCCGGTTGAAGGTTGTGTTGGTTGAATTGGTTCAAAAGTTTCTGTAAAAGATGGAGTAGTAGCTGGCATAATTTCAGCATAATTAGTTACTTCTTCAGTTTCAACTTCTTCAACTTCAAGATCATCATCTTCTTCAATAACTTGAGCTGTTTCTACGATTGGTGTTTCAGCAACAATTGGATTTTTTATTAAATCTAATTGCTCTTTTGCGTAAGTATAAATTTTTCTAGCCTGAGTTTTCGGAATATAATCTATCGAAATAGTCAGGTCTGTTGTAGTCCCAAAAGAAAATTCAGAACCCAAAATATTTTCTTTTACAAAAGTACTTACAATATCATCCCAAGTATAATCAGTAAAATCCATTGAAAGCCCTAAATTCTTAGGCTTGCAAATAATGATACGTTTATTGGTTAAGATTATGCTATCTGGAAAAACAGTAATTGCAGGTTTTTTTTGAACTGCTATATAGCCAATTTCTTCGTTTTTCATCAATAAATCATTGAGTTTCGAAGTAATTTTTTCAATCGCTTTTGGATCTTGTTCTTCGTTCAGAAATTTTTTAAATTGTTCTTTCATGTTCTTATAAGTTGCTAAGTTGCAAATTAATTGAGTGGTTAAGTTTAAATCTTACGCTGCAAATGTAATGCCTAATTTTCTAATTCGATAATTTCGTTCTGAATT
This window contains:
- a CDS encoding DUF4407 domain-containing protein gives rise to the protein MLKQFFILCSGADRDLLEGCSEGEQTKYVGIGATVFFTAVMAFLASAYALFTVFDSIYPALIFGFVWSLLIFNLDRFIVSTIKKRDRFMDEFLQATPRIMLAVIIAIVISKPLEIKIFEKEINTVLLKEKNEMELANKKQVGNYFKSDLDKNKAEIKALKDDILKKEKEVNALYSTYITEAEGTAGTKKLGKGPVYKEKREKHDATLKEFETLKTTNEAKIAEKEKIGKQLQADLDKKVSQTQPIIEGFDGLMARINALDKLPWLPSFFIMLLFLAIETSPIIAKLLAPKGEFDFKQEEAETAMQATLVQNKYQRDLLVKTSVLMHDKVYADIAEDRGLYDLQRKNARELLELQSNSFVEKQKATL
- a CDS encoding PH domain-containing protein, whose protein sequence is MKEQFKKFLNEEQDPKAIEKITSKLNDLLMKNEEIGYIAVQKKPAITVFPDSIILTNKRIIICKPKNLGLSMDFTDYTWDDIVSTFVKENILGSEFSFGTTTDLTISIDYIPKTQARKIYTYAKEQLDLIKNPIVAETPIVETAQVIEEDDDLEVEEVETEEVTNYAEIMPATTPSFTETFEPIQPTQPSTGDRKLSELSKEELFDKLQNYKKLLDNGLIMQGEYDTYKKEILSYM